One genomic window of Bacteroidales bacterium includes the following:
- a CDS encoding PorP/SprF family type IX secretion system membrane protein produces MKKNIIISIISGISIVFMFNSTLGQDVQMSQYDASPVLLNPALTGMKQNLKYRIVQQYRNQWDAVARKSYVSTALAYDMNLQQKWGAGAYILNDNSSRVFNSFSFVLSGANDITIGNQDKHHLSVGLQAGFIYKTLKLNQYTYDKQYNQGTFDSDLPSGETFERSKRFMPEVNFGFAYINTDDAKKYHPYGGLAVMHCTYPKSNFLSEGEESHLPLRYVIHAGSLVEINDKITLDPKLLIMKQNTVWQFNPGILTHYILESSDLHLMGGIFYRINDAVITQVGLYYRNFIYRISYDFNVSKLKTYSQYKGGVEFSIIFYKTSGSGSRMKFN; encoded by the coding sequence ATGAAAAAGAATATCATTATATCGATTATAAGTGGAATAAGCATTGTTTTTATGTTCAACTCCACTTTAGGACAAGATGTTCAAATGTCCCAGTATGATGCTTCTCCGGTTTTATTAAATCCAGCCTTAACGGGCATGAAGCAAAACTTAAAATATAGGATTGTTCAGCAATACCGCAACCAATGGGATGCCGTTGCCCGAAAATCGTATGTAAGTACAGCACTGGCCTACGACATGAACTTACAACAGAAATGGGGTGCTGGAGCATATATCCTAAATGATAACAGCAGCAGAGTTTTCAACTCTTTCTCGTTTGTACTTTCAGGTGCAAATGATATTACCATAGGCAACCAAGACAAACATCACTTATCGGTTGGATTACAGGCTGGCTTTATCTATAAAACACTAAAATTGAACCAATACACCTACGACAAACAATACAATCAAGGAACTTTTGACAGCGATTTACCAAGTGGTGAAACGTTTGAACGGAGTAAACGCTTTATGCCCGAGGTTAATTTTGGTTTTGCTTACATTAATACCGATGATGCAAAAAAATACCATCCCTATGGAGGTTTAGCAGTTATGCACTGCACATATCCTAAAAGTAATTTCTTATCCGAAGGCGAAGAAAGTCATTTACCGCTCCGATATGTCATCCATGCAGGTAGCTTAGTAGAAATTAACGATAAAATCACACTCGACCCAAAATTACTTATCATGAAGCAAAATACTGTTTGGCAATTCAATCCCGGAATTTTAACTCATTACATTTTAGAATCGAGCGATTTGCACCTTATGGGAGGAATATTTTATCGTATCAATGATGCTGTTATTACACAAGTTGGACTATATTATAGAAATTTCATTTATCGTATTAGTTACGATTTTAATGTCTCAAAACTTAAAACCTACAGTCAATATAAAGGAGGCGTTGAATTTTCTATTATATTTTATAAAACAAGTGGTAGCGGCAGTCGGATGAAATTTAATTAA